One genomic segment of Echeneis naucrates chromosome 18, fEcheNa1.1, whole genome shotgun sequence includes these proteins:
- the LOC115059221 gene encoding uncharacterized protein LOC115059221: MPGPSVESAGQPAGDERNHPNFGALEKFAQTVAENIIQSFINQMEMVEPEMCASNQDPETLAEELASAVVEIALREVCGGCVESFRPTGGKTDEEQNENQAFSEESGGDRDCWATNTELDPVRESRDIHLYQPPLSHSGLPIMGSLDYPDAPPTTPLLPELQRGRQSFARKLKGGLAKVFLPSPPPPTPKDKDDNFVSINNQREELMEQLMHSLSTDDLARDSSEVGAQPGAKIETFAKALSCDIMDWVLSAKSREQTANGTDLNLLAQQLAETIISSSLDEAKRPSEV; the protein is encoded by the coding sequence ATGCCAGGGCCCAGCGTGGAAAGCGCTGGCCAGCCCGCAGGCGACGAGAGGAACCATCCAAACTTTGGGGCGCTTGAAAAGTTTGCTCAAACTGTGGCAGAGAACATAATCCAGTCATTTATAAACCAAATGGAGATGGTGGAACCAGAGATGTGTGCTTCTAATCAAGACCCGGAGACGTTAGCTGAGGAGTTAGCATCAGCGGTGGTTGAGATCGCTTTGAGGGAAGTCTGTGGTGGTTGTGTGGAGAGTTTCAGACCAACAGGGGGAAAGACTGACGAGGAACAGAATGAAAATCAGGCGTTTTCGGAGGAATCTGGAGGTGATAGAGACTGTTGGGCCACGAACACGGAGCTGGATCCGGTTAGAGAATCCAGAGACATCCACCTTTACCAACCACCTCTGTCCCACTCCGGGCTCCCCATCATGGGATCCCTCGACTACCCCGACGCCCCTCcaaccacccccctcctccctgagctccagagaggcaggcagagtTTTGCACGCAAGCTGAAAGGAGGCTTGGCGAAGGTTTTCCTcccctcacctcctccaccaaccCCAAAGGACAAAGACGACAATTTTGTCTCCATCAACAACCAGCGGGAGGAGCTGATGGAACAGCTGATGCATTCGCTGTCCACAGATGATTTGGCAAGAGATTCCTCTGAAGTTGGGGCTCAGCCCGGAGCCAAGATCGAGACTTTTGCCAAAGCTCTTTCATGTGACATCATGGACTGGGTCCTGAGCGCCAaaagcagagagcagacagCAAACGGCACAGATCTTAATCTATTGGCTCAACAGCTGGCCGAAaccatcatctcctcctctctcgaTGAAGCTAAAAGGCCTAGTGAGGTTTGA
- the ccnb3 gene encoding G2/mitotic-specific cyclin-B3, translated as MPLPRGKKSTATAGSKVPKLSAANAENQAEGPQVKRSSSPPHGAPKKRTAFIDITNAHKVHISLPSRKKESVKKTNSSSVSSKNQANLKKSSSVSSEGTTPETERADSVEKPCQEETPAEEVSAAPVEELVAEEPPAAREVPAHLRKQQIPGEFDIDSENSDNCSMCPEYAKDIFDYLKQREEKFVLCNYMSKQPSLNAEMRAILIDWLVEVQENFELYHETLYLAVKMTDHYLSLTPVHREMLQLVGSTAMLIASKFEERCPPSVDDFLYICDDAYKREDLISMEASILQTLSFDINIPIPYRFLRRYAKCVNAAMDTLTLARYFCELSLMDMDLIPERGSLLASACLLMALVTKELGGWTPILQFHSGYQMSDLAPVIKKLYLMLAAPPDDKLRAVRNKYSHKVFFEVASLPLVSIDVLEKALLC; from the exons ATGCCTTTACCCCGGGGAAAGAAGTCCACAGCCACGGCTGGGAGCAAGGTTCCCAAGCTGAGTGCTGCAAATGCAGAAAACCAG gCTGAAGGCCCACAGGTGAAAAGGTCCTCATCCCCACCTCATGGAGCGCCCAAGAAGAGGACAGCTTTTATAGATATCACCAAT GCTCATAAGGTTCACATCAGTCTTCCATCCAGGAAGAAAGAATCAGTGAAGAAGACTAACTCTTCCTCAGTGTCTTCTAAGAATCAAGCCAACCTGAAAAA atcATCCTCGGTGAGCTCAGAGGGAACGACTCCTGAGACGGAGAGGGCCGATTCGGTGGAGAAGCCCTGTCAGGAGGAAACGCCGGCGGAGGAAGTATCAGCAGCTCCGGTAGAGGAGCTGGTGGCCGAAGAGCCCCCTGCTGCCCGAGAAGTGCCAGCACACCTCAGGAAACAACAG ATCCCAGGGGAGTTTGACATCGACTCGGAGAACTCCGACAACTGTTCCATGTGTCCAGAATACGCCAAGGACATCTTTGACTACCTTAAGCAGAGAGAG GAGAAGTTTGTCCTCTGTAACTACATGTCCAAGCAGCCCAGTCTCAACGCGGAGATGAGGGCGATCCTGATCGACTGGTTGGTTGAGGTGCAG gAGAACTTTGAGTTGTACCATGAGACCCTCTACCTGGCCGTTAAGATGACAGACCACTACCTGTCCCTGACCCCCGTCCACAGGGAGATGCTGCAGCTCGTCGGCTCCACCGCCATGCTCATAGCTTCCAAGTTTGAG GAGCGCTGCCCGCCGAGTGTCGACGACTTCTTGTATATTTGCGACGACGCCTACAAGAGGGAGGACCTCATCTCCATGGAGGCCAGCATCTTGCAGACGCTCTCCTTTGACATCAACATACCCATCCCCTACCGGTTCCTCAGACGCTATGCTAAG tGTGTGAACGCAGCAATGGACACGCTGACTCTGGCTCGGTACTTCTGCGAGCTGAGCCTCATGGACATGGACCTGATTCCAGAGAGGGGCTCTCTGCTGGCGTCGGCCTGCCTGCTGATGGCCCTGGTCACCAAAGAGCTGGGCGGATGG ACTCCCATCCTGCAGTTCCACTCCGGATACCAGATGTCAGATTTGGCGCCGGTCATCAAAAAGCTCTACCTGATGCTCGCCGCTCCTCCCGACGACAAACTGAGAGCCGTCAGGAACAAATACTCCCACAA gGTGTTTTTTGAAGTTGCATCACTGCCATTGGTCAGCATTGATGTTTTGGAGAAGGCCTTACTTTGCTGA